A stretch of the Clostridiales bacterium genome encodes the following:
- a CDS encoding beta-lactamase family protein, producing MEEQNIQQRLAEFISRETEYWDFWGSIRIVKDGKILWETSRGYSCAEFGVKNTMSTRFTIASVSKQFTAFAVMLLYDRGLLSLNTDANLYLPEDMRIPAGITVHDLLAHTSGLYNFYNFEDDFYIGEDRLPYDRKAFLSKWILKQPMNAPGESFNYNNSNYNLLAWIIEYVSKQSYAEFLHENIFLPLGMTGTVFDDGLAVRENKANNYMHDYGRIVRVPYVNNLFLTGAGALVSNCDDLQKWYDCLKRRKLLSAPAYERFFTENMNHYCYGLERHDRNGVTVYAHGGDANGIAAYTQYFFEDDLCIIILSNNESLNQYRLGEGIAGILYGKEPQHAVRPDAIPVTEEELRKFTGTYLPGKIHIEVKNGKLYLVRVNQNIHIELYCIGPNTFIRRHEEQSYTHDLLPEGAEKPTVWGYELVGKDFM from the coding sequence ATGGAAGAACAAAATATTCAGCAGCGCCTGGCTGAATTCATCAGCAGGGAGACAGAATACTGGGATTTCTGGGGCAGCATTCGCATTGTAAAAGACGGAAAGATTCTCTGGGAGACCAGCCGGGGATACTCCTGCGCTGAGTTCGGCGTGAAGAACACCATGTCCACCCGGTTTACCATCGCATCGGTGTCAAAGCAGTTTACCGCTTTTGCAGTAATGCTTCTGTATGACAGGGGCCTTTTATCCCTGAACACGGATGCGAATCTGTATCTTCCGGAAGATATGCGGATCCCCGCCGGAATTACCGTTCATGATCTTCTTGCCCATACCTCCGGACTGTATAACTTCTACAACTTCGAGGATGACTTCTATATCGGGGAGGACAGACTGCCTTATGACCGAAAAGCATTCCTCAGCAAATGGATCCTGAAGCAGCCGATGAACGCCCCGGGAGAATCGTTCAATTACAACAATTCAAATTACAACCTGCTGGCCTGGATCATTGAATATGTATCAAAACAGTCCTACGCGGAATTCCTGCATGAAAACATATTCCTTCCGCTGGGGATGACCGGCACCGTGTTTGATGACGGCCTGGCGGTCCGCGAAAACAAGGCAAACAATTATATGCATGATTACGGGCGGATTGTTCGTGTACCGTATGTCAACAATCTGTTTCTGACAGGAGCCGGGGCATTGGTTTCGAACTGTGACGATCTGCAGAAGTGGTATGACTGCCTGAAGCGGCGGAAGCTGCTATCCGCACCGGCGTATGAAAGGTTCTTTACTGAAAACATGAATCATTACTGCTATGGGCTGGAACGGCATGACCGGAACGGCGTAACGGTGTATGCCCACGGCGGTGACGCCAACGGGATTGCGGCCTATACGCAGTACTTTTTTGAGGACGATCTATGCATCATCATTCTTTCCAACAATGAATCGCTGAACCAGTACCGGCTGGGGGAAGGCATTGCCGGCATTCTGTATGGAAAAGAACCGCAGCATGCTGTCAGACCGGATGCAATACCGGTTACGGAAGAGGAACTCCGGAAGTTCACCGGCACATATCTTCCCGGCAAAATCCATATTGAAGTAAAAAACGGAAAACTGTATCTGGTACGTGTCAACCAGAACATCCACATTGAACTGTACTGCATCGGCCCCAATACATTTATCCGCAGACATGAGGAGCAGAGCTATACGCACGATCTGCTGCCGGAAGGCGCGGAAAAACCGACTGTATGGGGATATGAACTGGTCGGTAAAGATTTTATGTAA
- a CDS encoding GNAT family N-acetyltransferase, producing MLQLIRRCPEFAEGYKAYCRELYDHNVVFFRPSNPKYLEGDWFERTKDWYDRKEKGLLEGQPVGFHYWAVDDGRFIGEFQLRTEFPPKVMLDIGSVGYAVRVSEWNKGYGTQILRFGLAIAREHGMEKVLLNINEKNAASIHLCEKMGGELWDTIERHNEAEGNHLVRRYWIML from the coding sequence ATGCTTCAGCTGATCAGGAGGTGCCCGGAATTCGCGGAGGGATACAAAGCATACTGCCGGGAATTATATGATCACAATGTTGTGTTTTTCAGGCCCTCGAATCCGAAGTATCTGGAAGGCGACTGGTTTGAACGCACAAAGGACTGGTATGACCGGAAGGAAAAGGGACTTTTGGAGGGCCAGCCTGTAGGCTTTCATTACTGGGCGGTGGATGACGGCAGGTTCATCGGAGAGTTTCAGCTGAGGACAGAGTTTCCCCCGAAGGTAATGCTGGATATCGGAAGCGTAGGCTATGCGGTCAGGGTATCGGAATGGAACAAGGGATACGGAACGCAGATCCTGCGCTTCGGCCTGGCAATCGCAAGAGAGCATGGCATGGAAAAAGTGCTGCTGAACATCAACGAAAAGAATGCGGCGTCCATTCATCTCTGCGAAAAGATGGGCGGGGAGCTTTGGGATACCATTGAGAGGCATAACGAAGCAGAAGGCAATCATCTTGTCAGACGTTACTGGATCATGCTGTAA
- a CDS encoding MFS transporter: MKKHSLKQLHSFLLLWGSQTVSQLGTAMTDYAVIIWVYSRRGTASSVTLLTVCTFLPTIFFRFLAGSMVDRQNKKRIMLIADLVAACGTLAVFVLHSAEVLEIWHLYVINFLLSLMNAFQEPASFVAVSMLVPKEHYARAGGLQGFSGAAVSILAPALGALLLACGGLELVLVIDLATFAVAFLILLFLIRIPESERQATEEESFSKTCLAGIRYLKDHTAILRITLFLAVINFLAKLGNDGMLSPFILGRTGNNQSVLGMVESFTALGVLAGSLLATLVKPARKRARLIFIATGLVFSGNIIQGLAQQPWLWCAAAFGSYLMAAVMNVNMDILMREKVPVEMQGRVFSAKSTLQNFTIPPALLLGGLLADTVFEPFMMKESPAQQALSGLFGTGKGTGIGLMFFIIGIAGMLVSFTRLRKPVYRELDRTETEPLQEKGMEVTMMNNKAIAFFSGFPDRRFTDEIAGRLAKELPVRRCIVFITACPVDYQQNDEDSAGMHGMFEEYGIGFDRFCVVDARMEPADAQQWAREADCFFLMGGGVCAEQMQLMRDKGIYDIVRDGPAMVLGVSAGSMNMGKTTVDIWESLEPYEGLGFADITMIGHFSYDDTERLRLMKAVSMERPVCAMEDESAIFIKNSKAEIIGIIHRIDKGEIRPFTEEDVRF; the protein is encoded by the coding sequence ATGAAAAAACATTCATTGAAACAACTTCACAGTTTTCTTCTGCTGTGGGGATCACAGACCGTATCCCAGCTTGGGACGGCCATGACGGATTATGCGGTGATTATCTGGGTATACAGCCGGAGGGGAACCGCGTCCAGTGTGACCCTGTTGACAGTATGCACTTTCCTGCCGACGATCTTTTTCCGCTTCCTGGCCGGAAGCATGGTGGACCGGCAGAACAAAAAGCGGATCATGCTGATTGCGGACCTGGTAGCAGCCTGCGGAACGCTGGCTGTGTTTGTGCTGCATTCCGCGGAGGTCCTGGAGATCTGGCACCTGTATGTGATCAATTTCCTGCTCAGCCTCATGAACGCCTTCCAGGAACCGGCGTCTTTTGTCGCTGTCAGTATGCTGGTGCCGAAGGAACACTATGCCCGGGCCGGCGGCCTGCAGGGATTCAGCGGAGCCGCCGTATCCATCCTGGCCCCGGCGCTGGGCGCGCTGCTGCTGGCCTGCGGCGGGCTGGAACTGGTGCTGGTGATCGACCTGGCGACATTTGCTGTTGCCTTCCTGATACTGCTGTTCCTGATCCGGATTCCGGAGTCGGAACGGCAGGCAACGGAAGAGGAATCCTTCTCAAAAACCTGCTTGGCAGGGATCCGCTATCTGAAAGATCATACGGCCATCCTGCGGATTACGCTGTTCCTGGCGGTGATCAATTTCCTGGCGAAGCTGGGTAACGACGGAATGCTTTCTCCCTTTATCCTGGGCAGGACGGGCAATAACCAGTCCGTGCTGGGCATGGTGGAAAGCTTTACGGCCCTGGGCGTGCTGGCCGGGAGTTTACTGGCAACGCTGGTGAAACCGGCAAGGAAACGGGCCCGGTTAATCTTTATTGCCACAGGCCTGGTCTTTTCCGGAAACATTATCCAGGGCCTGGCGCAGCAGCCGTGGCTGTGGTGCGCGGCGGCGTTCGGCAGCTATCTGATGGCAGCCGTAATGAACGTGAACATGGATATCCTGATGCGGGAGAAGGTTCCGGTGGAGATGCAGGGACGGGTGTTCTCCGCGAAGAGCACCCTGCAGAATTTCACGATCCCGCCTGCCCTCCTGCTGGGCGGCCTGCTGGCGGACACGGTGTTTGAGCCGTTTATGATGAAAGAATCTCCGGCACAGCAGGCACTGTCCGGACTTTTCGGGACAGGAAAAGGAACCGGCATCGGGCTGATGTTCTTTATCATCGGGATTGCCGGGATGCTGGTCAGTTTCACCCGGCTGCGGAAGCCGGTCTACAGGGAACTGGACCGGACGGAAACAGAACCATTACAGGAAAAGGGAATGGAGGTAACAATGATGAACAATAAAGCAATTGCTTTTTTCAGCGGATTCCCGGACCGCAGGTTTACGGATGAGATTGCCGGACGCCTGGCAAAAGAGCTGCCCGTGCGCCGGTGCATTGTGTTTATCACCGCCTGCCCGGTGGACTATCAGCAGAATGACGAGGACTCTGCCGGGATGCACGGGATGTTTGAGGAATACGGCATCGGCTTTGACCGGTTCTGCGTGGTTGACGCCAGGATGGAGCCCGCTGACGCGCAGCAGTGGGCCCGGGAAGCAGACTGCTTTTTCCTGATGGGCGGCGGAGTCTGCGCCGAGCAGATGCAGCTGATGCGTGACAAAGGCATCTATGATATTGTCCGGGACGGACCGGCCATGGTCCTGGGCGTCAGCGCCGGCTCCATGAATATGGGAAAAACCACGGTGGATATCTGGGAATCCCTCGAGCCGTATGAAGGGCTCGGGTTTGCCGATATTACGATGATCGGCCACTTCAGTTATGACGACACGGAACGGCTGCGCCTCATGAAGGCGGTTTCCATGGAGAGGCCTGTCTGTGCCATGGAGGATGAGAGCGCGATCTTCATCAAAAACAGCAAGGCTGAAATCATTGGAATTATTCATCGGATTGACAAGGGTGAGATCAGGCCGTTTACAGAAGAAGATGTACGGTTCTGA
- a CDS encoding SH3 domain-containing protein: MRKKIIFCLILLLLAGISLAQASSTTEGIVSVAGKDIDARVKLRETPKGKIIGQYYNGAHYTADEEKDGWVHITIGGRTGWMMKSYLQEGIPVAVNAPYGRIAYPDPDGQISLIDLEGKEHQIPENTLLYVLGTIDETYVHVEAHLQDNEILYGDCIMEKISWTDNLGHARIHSDRADLPINVRADTDIKSASVCKLYPGTVVDLIFDWHNSADGWHRVRNASVSGYVRDDYLDFSTGGEPLLIPQWGMLKQPSAIVSGSSVGEVYQNDPLFILGITGSKKMPLYFCEGRTWVDEQTYETFPFYIQQSFVEESGKGSISTLARVKKSGGTQAYHFDGSGKIVPDNELGLIPEGTEVQILTSLDQDGQRTGWGQYLTESTVWVSCEIPVGGQSYYGWLISVDDLSFDSRLMLPSMWTEG, from the coding sequence GTGCGCAAGAAAATTATATTCTGTCTCATACTTTTACTGCTGGCTGGCATTTCGCTGGCTCAGGCAAGTTCAACTACGGAGGGCATTGTTTCCGTCGCTGGTAAGGACATCGATGCCAGGGTGAAGCTGCGTGAGACACCCAAAGGTAAAATCATCGGCCAGTACTATAATGGTGCTCATTATACCGCTGATGAAGAAAAAGATGGCTGGGTACACATAACCATCGGCGGACGTACAGGCTGGATGATGAAATCCTATCTGCAGGAAGGCATTCCGGTTGCTGTAAACGCACCATACGGAAGAATTGCTTATCCTGATCCAGATGGGCAAATCTCTTTGATTGATCTGGAAGGTAAGGAACACCAGATTCCCGAGAATACGCTTTTGTATGTTCTGGGTACAATTGACGAAACCTACGTTCATGTGGAAGCACATCTTCAGGATAATGAAATCCTGTACGGCGACTGCATCATGGAGAAAATTTCCTGGACAGATAATCTTGGACACGCAAGAATACATTCTGACCGGGCAGATCTGCCAATTAATGTTCGGGCAGATACAGATATCAAATCTGCCTCTGTATGTAAACTCTATCCGGGCACAGTTGTAGACCTGATCTTTGACTGGCATAATTCCGCAGATGGATGGCACAGGGTGCGAAACGCAAGCGTGAGCGGATATGTCCGGGATGACTATCTTGACTTTTCAACCGGAGGAGAACCGTTACTCATTCCGCAATGGGGAATGCTCAAACAGCCCAGCGCCATCGTTTCCGGCAGCAGTGTCGGTGAAGTATATCAGAATGACCCGCTGTTTATTCTCGGAATCACAGGGAGCAAAAAAATGCCCCTGTATTTCTGCGAGGGAAGAACTTGGGTGGATGAGCAAACATATGAAACATTCCCCTTTTATATCCAGCAGTCTTTTGTGGAAGAAAGCGGAAAAGGAAGTATTTCAACCCTGGCCCGTGTGAAAAAGAGCGGCGGAACTCAGGCTTATCACTTTGATGGAAGCGGAAAAATCGTTCCCGACAATGAACTCGGCCTGATACCGGAAGGAACGGAAGTGCAGATACTGACCAGCCTTGACCAGGACGGTCAGAGAACCGGGTGGGGCCAATACCTGACAGAAAGCACCGTCTGGGTATCATGCGAGATCCCCGTAGGAGGCCAATCGTATTACGGTTGGCTCATATCCGTGGATGATTTGTCTTTTGATTCACGGCTTATGCTTCCATCAATGTGGACGGAAGGATAA
- a CDS encoding GNAT family N-acetyltransferase gives MKCELLAEHNLALMLDFVDDENTKYDEAVLKAFLNEKNAYGYIAEENGKAVGFAYGYVLNEPDGQKVYYLHAIDIMEGWQNQGYGTELVRFIHEHSKALGCRKMFLLTHKHNVSACRCYGKAGGISDAASDDIVFVFR, from the coding sequence ATGAAATGTGAACTGCTGGCCGAACATAATCTTGCGCTGATGCTCGACTTTGTTGATGATGAGAATACGAAATACGATGAAGCGGTACTGAAGGCATTTTTGAATGAAAAGAACGCATACGGATATATTGCCGAAGAAAATGGAAAAGCAGTCGGATTTGCCTACGGCTATGTCCTGAATGAGCCGGACGGGCAAAAAGTATACTATCTGCATGCAATTGACATTATGGAAGGATGGCAGAATCAGGGTTACGGAACGGAACTGGTCCGGTTTATTCATGAACATTCGAAAGCCCTGGGCTGCCGCAAAATGTTTCTGCTTACTCATAAACACAATGTTTCCGCATGCAGGTGTTACGGGAAAGCAGGCGGAATTAGTGATGCCGCTTCAGATGATATCGTGTTTGTGTTTAGGTAA